One Leopardus geoffroyi isolate Oge1 chromosome C1, O.geoffroyi_Oge1_pat1.0, whole genome shotgun sequence DNA segment encodes these proteins:
- the ECHDC2 gene encoding enoyl-CoA hydratase domain-containing protein 2, mitochondrial isoform X3: MLRALTGALRLPRPWRPLQTRSCASDGAAGDPEIQVRALAGPDQGITEILMNRPSARNALGNVLVSELLEALARLREDQQVRVLLFRSGVKGVFCAGADLKEREQMSEAEVGIFVQRLRGLMNEIAAFPAPTIAAMDGFALGGGLELALACDLRVAAASSAVMGLIETTRGLLPGAGVALAKELIFTGRRLSGAQAQALGLVNHTVPQNEEGNAAYHQARALAQEILPQAPIAVRLGKVAIDRGMDVDIASGMAIEGICYAQNIPTQDRLEGMAAFREKRPPRFVGK; encoded by the exons ATGCTGCGAGCCCTGACCGGTGCCCTGCGCCTTCCACGCCCCTGGAGACCCCTTCAGACCCGCAGCTGCGCCTCCGATGGGGCGGCTGGGGACCCGGAGATCCAAGTGCGCGCCCTGGCAGGTCCAGACCAAG GAATCACGGAGATCCTGATGAACAGACCAAGTGCCCGTAATGCCCTGGGGAATGTCTTGGTCAGTGAG cttctggaagctctggCCCGGCTGCGGGAGGACCAGCAAGTACGCGTTCTGCTATTCAGAAGTGGAGTGAAGGGTGTATTCTGTGCAG GTGCAGACCTGAAGGAGCGGGAGCAGATGAGTGAGGCGGAAGTGGGGATCTTTGTCCAGCGGCTCCGAGGCCTGATGAATGAGATTG CAGCCTTCCCGGCACCCACTATTGCGGCTATGGACGGGTTTGCCTTGGGTGGAGGCCTGGAACTTGCCCTGGCCTGTGATCTCCGAGTAGCAG CAGCTTCCTCGGCTGTCATGGGGCTGATTGAGACCACCCGAGGGCTCCTCCCAGGAGCAG GGGTGGCCCTGGCAAAGGAGCTCATCTTCACAGGCCGAAGACTGAGTGGTGCACAGGCTCAAGCCCTGGGGTTGGTGAACCACACTGTTCCCCAGAATGAGGAGGGCAATGCTGCCTACCACCAGGCAAGAGCGCTGGCCCAGGAGATCCTGCCCCAG gcACCCATTGCTGTGCGGCTGGGCAAAGTAGCCATTGACAGAGGAATGGAT GTGGACATCGCATCAGGGATGGCCATTGAAGGGATATGCTATGCCCAG AACATCCCCACCCAGGACCGGCTAGAGGGCATGGCAGCCTTCAGGGAGAAGCGGCCCCCCAGATTTGTTGGCAAATGA
- the ECHDC2 gene encoding enoyl-CoA hydratase domain-containing protein 2, mitochondrial isoform X5 produces MLRALTGALRLPRPWRPLQTRSCASDGAAGDPEIQVRALAGPDQGITEILMNRPSARNALGNVLVSELLEALARLREDQQVRVLLFRSGVKGVFCAGADLKEREQMSEAEVGIFVQRLRGLMNEIAAFPAPTIAAMDGFALGGGLELALACDLRVAAASSAVMGLIETTRGLLPGAGGTQRLPRCLGVALAKELIFTGRRLSGAQAQALGLVNHTVPQNEEGNAAYHQARALAQEILPQVDIASGMAIEGICYAQNIPTQDRLEGMAAFREKRPPRFVGK; encoded by the exons ATGCTGCGAGCCCTGACCGGTGCCCTGCGCCTTCCACGCCCCTGGAGACCCCTTCAGACCCGCAGCTGCGCCTCCGATGGGGCGGCTGGGGACCCGGAGATCCAAGTGCGCGCCCTGGCAGGTCCAGACCAAG GAATCACGGAGATCCTGATGAACAGACCAAGTGCCCGTAATGCCCTGGGGAATGTCTTGGTCAGTGAG cttctggaagctctggCCCGGCTGCGGGAGGACCAGCAAGTACGCGTTCTGCTATTCAGAAGTGGAGTGAAGGGTGTATTCTGTGCAG GTGCAGACCTGAAGGAGCGGGAGCAGATGAGTGAGGCGGAAGTGGGGATCTTTGTCCAGCGGCTCCGAGGCCTGATGAATGAGATTG CAGCCTTCCCGGCACCCACTATTGCGGCTATGGACGGGTTTGCCTTGGGTGGAGGCCTGGAACTTGCCCTGGCCTGTGATCTCCGAGTAGCAG CAGCTTCCTCGGCTGTCATGGGGCTGATTGAGACCACCCGAGGGCTCCTCCCAGGAGCAG GAGGGACTCAGAGGCTGCCTCGATGTCTAGGGGTGGCCCTGGCAAAGGAGCTCATCTTCACAGGCCGAAGACTGAGTGGTGCACAGGCTCAAGCCCTGGGGTTGGTGAACCACACTGTTCCCCAGAATGAGGAGGGCAATGCTGCCTACCACCAGGCAAGAGCGCTGGCCCAGGAGATCCTGCCCCAG GTGGACATCGCATCAGGGATGGCCATTGAAGGGATATGCTATGCCCAG AACATCCCCACCCAGGACCGGCTAGAGGGCATGGCAGCCTTCAGGGAGAAGCGGCCCCCCAGATTTGTTGGCAAATGA
- the ECHDC2 gene encoding enoyl-CoA hydratase domain-containing protein 2, mitochondrial isoform X6, with amino-acid sequence MLRALTGALRLPRPWRPLQTRSCASDGAAGDPEIQVRALAGPDQGITEILMNRPSARNALGNVLVSELLEALARLREDQQVRVLLFRSGVKGVFCAGADLKEREQMSEAEVGIFVQRLRGLMNEIAAFPAPTIAAMDGFALGGGLELALACDLRVAGVALAKELIFTGRRLSGAQAQALGLVNHTVPQNEEGNAAYHQARALAQEILPQAPIAVRLGKVAIDRGMDVDIASGMAIEGICYAQNIPTQDRLEGMAAFREKRPPRFVGK; translated from the exons ATGCTGCGAGCCCTGACCGGTGCCCTGCGCCTTCCACGCCCCTGGAGACCCCTTCAGACCCGCAGCTGCGCCTCCGATGGGGCGGCTGGGGACCCGGAGATCCAAGTGCGCGCCCTGGCAGGTCCAGACCAAG GAATCACGGAGATCCTGATGAACAGACCAAGTGCCCGTAATGCCCTGGGGAATGTCTTGGTCAGTGAG cttctggaagctctggCCCGGCTGCGGGAGGACCAGCAAGTACGCGTTCTGCTATTCAGAAGTGGAGTGAAGGGTGTATTCTGTGCAG GTGCAGACCTGAAGGAGCGGGAGCAGATGAGTGAGGCGGAAGTGGGGATCTTTGTCCAGCGGCTCCGAGGCCTGATGAATGAGATTG CAGCCTTCCCGGCACCCACTATTGCGGCTATGGACGGGTTTGCCTTGGGTGGAGGCCTGGAACTTGCCCTGGCCTGTGATCTCCGAGTAGCAG GGGTGGCCCTGGCAAAGGAGCTCATCTTCACAGGCCGAAGACTGAGTGGTGCACAGGCTCAAGCCCTGGGGTTGGTGAACCACACTGTTCCCCAGAATGAGGAGGGCAATGCTGCCTACCACCAGGCAAGAGCGCTGGCCCAGGAGATCCTGCCCCAG gcACCCATTGCTGTGCGGCTGGGCAAAGTAGCCATTGACAGAGGAATGGAT GTGGACATCGCATCAGGGATGGCCATTGAAGGGATATGCTATGCCCAG AACATCCCCACCCAGGACCGGCTAGAGGGCATGGCAGCCTTCAGGGAGAAGCGGCCCCCCAGATTTGTTGGCAAATGA
- the ECHDC2 gene encoding enoyl-CoA hydratase domain-containing protein 2, mitochondrial isoform X4 — translation MLRALTGALRLPRPWRPLQTRSCASDGAAGDPEIQVRALAGPDQGITEILMNRPSARNALGNVLVSELLEALARLREDQQVRVLLFRSGVKGVFCAGADLKEREQMSEAEVGIFVQRLRGLMNEIAAFPAPTIAAMDGFALGGGLELALACDLRVAASSAVMGLIETTRGLLPGAGVALAKELIFTGRRLSGAQAQALGLVNHTVPQNEEGNAAYHQARALAQEILPQAPIAVRLGKVAIDRGMDVDIASGMAIEGICYAQNIPTQDRLEGMAAFREKRPPRFVGK, via the exons ATGCTGCGAGCCCTGACCGGTGCCCTGCGCCTTCCACGCCCCTGGAGACCCCTTCAGACCCGCAGCTGCGCCTCCGATGGGGCGGCTGGGGACCCGGAGATCCAAGTGCGCGCCCTGGCAGGTCCAGACCAAG GAATCACGGAGATCCTGATGAACAGACCAAGTGCCCGTAATGCCCTGGGGAATGTCTTGGTCAGTGAG cttctggaagctctggCCCGGCTGCGGGAGGACCAGCAAGTACGCGTTCTGCTATTCAGAAGTGGAGTGAAGGGTGTATTCTGTGCAG GTGCAGACCTGAAGGAGCGGGAGCAGATGAGTGAGGCGGAAGTGGGGATCTTTGTCCAGCGGCTCCGAGGCCTGATGAATGAGATTG CAGCCTTCCCGGCACCCACTATTGCGGCTATGGACGGGTTTGCCTTGGGTGGAGGCCTGGAACTTGCCCTGGCCTGTGATCTCCGAGTAGCAG CTTCCTCGGCTGTCATGGGGCTGATTGAGACCACCCGAGGGCTCCTCCCAGGAGCAG GGGTGGCCCTGGCAAAGGAGCTCATCTTCACAGGCCGAAGACTGAGTGGTGCACAGGCTCAAGCCCTGGGGTTGGTGAACCACACTGTTCCCCAGAATGAGGAGGGCAATGCTGCCTACCACCAGGCAAGAGCGCTGGCCCAGGAGATCCTGCCCCAG gcACCCATTGCTGTGCGGCTGGGCAAAGTAGCCATTGACAGAGGAATGGAT GTGGACATCGCATCAGGGATGGCCATTGAAGGGATATGCTATGCCCAG AACATCCCCACCCAGGACCGGCTAGAGGGCATGGCAGCCTTCAGGGAGAAGCGGCCCCCCAGATTTGTTGGCAAATGA
- the ECHDC2 gene encoding enoyl-CoA hydratase domain-containing protein 2, mitochondrial isoform X1, whose amino-acid sequence MLRALTGALRLPRPWRPLQTRSCASDGAAGDPEIQVRALAGPDQGITEILMNRPSARNALGNVLVSELLEALARLREDQQVRVLLFRSGVKGVFCAGADLKEREQMSEAEVGIFVQRLRGLMNEIAAFPAPTIAAMDGFALGGGLELALACDLRVAAASSAVMGLIETTRGLLPGAGGTQRLPRCLGVALAKELIFTGRRLSGAQAQALGLVNHTVPQNEEGNAAYHQARALAQEILPQAPIAVRLGKVAIDRGMDVDIASGMAIEGICYAQNIPTQDRLEGMAAFREKRPPRFVGK is encoded by the exons ATGCTGCGAGCCCTGACCGGTGCCCTGCGCCTTCCACGCCCCTGGAGACCCCTTCAGACCCGCAGCTGCGCCTCCGATGGGGCGGCTGGGGACCCGGAGATCCAAGTGCGCGCCCTGGCAGGTCCAGACCAAG GAATCACGGAGATCCTGATGAACAGACCAAGTGCCCGTAATGCCCTGGGGAATGTCTTGGTCAGTGAG cttctggaagctctggCCCGGCTGCGGGAGGACCAGCAAGTACGCGTTCTGCTATTCAGAAGTGGAGTGAAGGGTGTATTCTGTGCAG GTGCAGACCTGAAGGAGCGGGAGCAGATGAGTGAGGCGGAAGTGGGGATCTTTGTCCAGCGGCTCCGAGGCCTGATGAATGAGATTG CAGCCTTCCCGGCACCCACTATTGCGGCTATGGACGGGTTTGCCTTGGGTGGAGGCCTGGAACTTGCCCTGGCCTGTGATCTCCGAGTAGCAG CAGCTTCCTCGGCTGTCATGGGGCTGATTGAGACCACCCGAGGGCTCCTCCCAGGAGCAG GAGGGACTCAGAGGCTGCCTCGATGTCTAGGGGTGGCCCTGGCAAAGGAGCTCATCTTCACAGGCCGAAGACTGAGTGGTGCACAGGCTCAAGCCCTGGGGTTGGTGAACCACACTGTTCCCCAGAATGAGGAGGGCAATGCTGCCTACCACCAGGCAAGAGCGCTGGCCCAGGAGATCCTGCCCCAG gcACCCATTGCTGTGCGGCTGGGCAAAGTAGCCATTGACAGAGGAATGGAT GTGGACATCGCATCAGGGATGGCCATTGAAGGGATATGCTATGCCCAG AACATCCCCACCCAGGACCGGCTAGAGGGCATGGCAGCCTTCAGGGAGAAGCGGCCCCCCAGATTTGTTGGCAAATGA
- the ECHDC2 gene encoding enoyl-CoA hydratase domain-containing protein 2, mitochondrial isoform X2 has translation MLRALTGALRLPRPWRPLQTRSCASDGAAGDPEIQVRALAGPDQGITEILMNRPSARNALGNVLVSELLEALARLREDQQVRVLLFRSGVKGVFCAGADLKEREQMSEAEVGIFVQRLRGLMNEIAAFPAPTIAAMDGFALGGGLELALACDLRVAASSAVMGLIETTRGLLPGAGGTQRLPRCLGVALAKELIFTGRRLSGAQAQALGLVNHTVPQNEEGNAAYHQARALAQEILPQAPIAVRLGKVAIDRGMDVDIASGMAIEGICYAQNIPTQDRLEGMAAFREKRPPRFVGK, from the exons ATGCTGCGAGCCCTGACCGGTGCCCTGCGCCTTCCACGCCCCTGGAGACCCCTTCAGACCCGCAGCTGCGCCTCCGATGGGGCGGCTGGGGACCCGGAGATCCAAGTGCGCGCCCTGGCAGGTCCAGACCAAG GAATCACGGAGATCCTGATGAACAGACCAAGTGCCCGTAATGCCCTGGGGAATGTCTTGGTCAGTGAG cttctggaagctctggCCCGGCTGCGGGAGGACCAGCAAGTACGCGTTCTGCTATTCAGAAGTGGAGTGAAGGGTGTATTCTGTGCAG GTGCAGACCTGAAGGAGCGGGAGCAGATGAGTGAGGCGGAAGTGGGGATCTTTGTCCAGCGGCTCCGAGGCCTGATGAATGAGATTG CAGCCTTCCCGGCACCCACTATTGCGGCTATGGACGGGTTTGCCTTGGGTGGAGGCCTGGAACTTGCCCTGGCCTGTGATCTCCGAGTAGCAG CTTCCTCGGCTGTCATGGGGCTGATTGAGACCACCCGAGGGCTCCTCCCAGGAGCAG GAGGGACTCAGAGGCTGCCTCGATGTCTAGGGGTGGCCCTGGCAAAGGAGCTCATCTTCACAGGCCGAAGACTGAGTGGTGCACAGGCTCAAGCCCTGGGGTTGGTGAACCACACTGTTCCCCAGAATGAGGAGGGCAATGCTGCCTACCACCAGGCAAGAGCGCTGGCCCAGGAGATCCTGCCCCAG gcACCCATTGCTGTGCGGCTGGGCAAAGTAGCCATTGACAGAGGAATGGAT GTGGACATCGCATCAGGGATGGCCATTGAAGGGATATGCTATGCCCAG AACATCCCCACCCAGGACCGGCTAGAGGGCATGGCAGCCTTCAGGGAGAAGCGGCCCCCCAGATTTGTTGGCAAATGA
- the ECHDC2 gene encoding enoyl-CoA hydratase domain-containing protein 2, mitochondrial isoform X7, producing MLRALTGALRLPRPWRPLQTRSCASDGAAGDPEIQVRALAGPDQGADLKEREQMSEAEVGIFVQRLRGLMNEIAAFPAPTIAAMDGFALGGGLELALACDLRVAAASSAVMGLIETTRGLLPGAGGTQRLPRCLGVALAKELIFTGRRLSGAQAQALGLVNHTVPQNEEGNAAYHQARALAQEILPQAPIAVRLGKVAIDRGMDVDIASGMAIEGICYAQNIPTQDRLEGMAAFREKRPPRFVGK from the exons ATGCTGCGAGCCCTGACCGGTGCCCTGCGCCTTCCACGCCCCTGGAGACCCCTTCAGACCCGCAGCTGCGCCTCCGATGGGGCGGCTGGGGACCCGGAGATCCAAGTGCGCGCCCTGGCAGGTCCAGACCAAG GTGCAGACCTGAAGGAGCGGGAGCAGATGAGTGAGGCGGAAGTGGGGATCTTTGTCCAGCGGCTCCGAGGCCTGATGAATGAGATTG CAGCCTTCCCGGCACCCACTATTGCGGCTATGGACGGGTTTGCCTTGGGTGGAGGCCTGGAACTTGCCCTGGCCTGTGATCTCCGAGTAGCAG CAGCTTCCTCGGCTGTCATGGGGCTGATTGAGACCACCCGAGGGCTCCTCCCAGGAGCAG GAGGGACTCAGAGGCTGCCTCGATGTCTAGGGGTGGCCCTGGCAAAGGAGCTCATCTTCACAGGCCGAAGACTGAGTGGTGCACAGGCTCAAGCCCTGGGGTTGGTGAACCACACTGTTCCCCAGAATGAGGAGGGCAATGCTGCCTACCACCAGGCAAGAGCGCTGGCCCAGGAGATCCTGCCCCAG gcACCCATTGCTGTGCGGCTGGGCAAAGTAGCCATTGACAGAGGAATGGAT GTGGACATCGCATCAGGGATGGCCATTGAAGGGATATGCTATGCCCAG AACATCCCCACCCAGGACCGGCTAGAGGGCATGGCAGCCTTCAGGGAGAAGCGGCCCCCCAGATTTGTTGGCAAATGA